The following are from one region of the Anaeropeptidivorans aminofermentans genome:
- a CDS encoding TIGR03943 family putative permease subunit, translating to MEIKLRAFNPQIFLEILCYSIFGGLMIYLVKSGKYLNYVTPKMAPYLYFSAFIMAIWSFSSIRRLFLTKYKIRSMHCMVLAIPALLILLPHQALGASDFLGNYISVASFLSNQGENIFKKVELLGNTLSSTQPDIYENEPSGALPGLDPENKRITLSDDNFFLWMNVLYADMKTYEGYTLITTGFIYKDPKIVKENEFVPARLAMTCCVADLVPMGLICRYNKASELNPEEWVTVEGIIFTGTYEFGGKIYEEPQLEVIRITPAKPLEGYVYPY from the coding sequence ATGGAAATTAAATTAAGAGCATTTAATCCTCAAATTTTTCTAGAAATCTTATGTTACAGTATTTTCGGCGGGCTAATGATTTATCTCGTTAAAAGCGGAAAATACCTTAACTATGTTACGCCTAAAATGGCTCCTTATCTTTATTTTTCAGCTTTCATTATGGCAATATGGTCATTTTCAAGCATTAGACGGCTGTTTCTTACTAAATATAAAATAAGGTCTATGCACTGTATGGTACTTGCTATTCCGGCATTGCTGATACTCCTCCCCCATCAGGCCTTGGGCGCATCGGACTTTTTGGGAAATTATATCAGTGTAGCTTCTTTTTTAAGTAATCAGGGAGAAAATATATTCAAAAAAGTGGAATTATTGGGAAATACCCTATCAAGCACACAGCCCGATATTTATGAAAATGAACCCTCCGGCGCTCTTCCCGGTCTGGACCCGGAAAATAAAAGAATCACCTTATCCGATGATAACTTTTTCCTGTGGATGAATGTATTATACGCGGATATGAAAACCTATGAGGGATATACCTTAATTACAACAGGTTTTATATACAAAGACCCTAAAATCGTAAAAGAAAATGAATTCGTACCTGCCCGCCTTGCAATGACTTGCTGTGTCGCAGATTTAGTCCCTATGGGGCTGATTTGCCGATATAACAAGGCATCTGAGCTTAACCCAGAGGAATGGGTTACTGTCGAAGGGATTATTTTTACCGGAACTTATGAGTTTGGCGGCAAAATATATGAAGAACCTCAGCTAGAGGTCATTCGTATTACCCCCGCAAAGCCTTTGGAAGGATATGTCTATCCCTATTGA
- a CDS encoding ABC transporter ATP-binding protein — protein MIAIFKKFFQFSGNQRRLFYQSLGLSLIHALFESLRIPAIAVVLTALMNERVSVQTVWISFGIMLVSVIGCMLTRRSLTMKQTVGGYTVATNKRVEIGERLKYMPMGYFNDNSLGDITSITTNTAENLQDVATRVIMLTTQGLLTTAMFTFVILLYDWRIGLLLLVGISAFFGINALMQKKSHQVSPLKTASDTRLVGSVLEYVQGIGVVRSYNLDQEANKTVDQAIKENEEINVKLEKTFVPYTGTQSFVLKLFGIAMIFLSVLLYVRGSIELINCLLLVISSFMVYAQLDTAGNYSALLRVLDLSMDKINKVFETPVMDIDGKAIKPKSCTIKGEQVTFRYENKKVIDKVSFEIPEGSTTAIVGPSGGGKTTLTSLMARFWDVDSGSITLGGIDVREYTLDSLLSNFSMVFQNVYLFNDTIANNIKFGKPNATMAEVEEAARKACCHDFISALPEGYDTIIGEGGATISGGEKQRISIARALLKDAPIIILDEATANVDPENEALLQEAIAELTYGKTIIMIAHRLKTVQNADQILVLDQGKITQRGTHRELMQAGGLYADFIRMREKSIGWKLGGRIA, from the coding sequence ATGATAGCCATATTCAAAAAGTTCTTCCAATTCAGCGGTAATCAGCGCCGTCTGTTTTATCAGTCGCTTGGCCTTTCCTTGATTCATGCCTTGTTTGAGTCGCTGCGTATCCCTGCCATTGCCGTCGTGCTGACTGCGCTTATGAATGAGCGTGTAAGCGTGCAAACGGTGTGGATATCCTTTGGTATTATGTTGGTGAGCGTTATAGGCTGTATGCTGACCCGGCGAAGCCTTACCATGAAGCAGACCGTCGGCGGATATACGGTCGCTACCAACAAGCGCGTAGAAATTGGCGAAAGGCTCAAATACATGCCTATGGGCTATTTTAACGACAACAGCCTCGGTGACATTACTTCCATCACCACGAACACTGCGGAAAATCTCCAAGATGTTGCAACAAGAGTGATTATGCTCACTACCCAAGGACTTTTGACCACTGCCATGTTCACTTTTGTTATTCTGCTTTATGATTGGCGTATTGGGCTTCTTCTCCTTGTAGGAATTTCTGCATTTTTCGGTATCAATGCCCTCATGCAGAAAAAATCCCATCAGGTTTCACCTCTAAAAACAGCATCTGATACCCGCCTGGTAGGATCAGTTTTAGAATATGTGCAGGGGATTGGGGTAGTCCGCTCTTATAACCTCGATCAAGAAGCCAATAAAACCGTTGATCAAGCTATCAAAGAGAATGAGGAAATCAATGTTAAGCTTGAAAAAACCTTTGTACCTTATACCGGTACGCAGAGCTTTGTACTTAAGCTCTTTGGCATTGCTATGATTTTTCTTTCTGTGCTGCTGTATGTAAGAGGTTCTATAGAGCTGATTAATTGTTTGCTTCTGGTTATTTCCTCCTTTATGGTGTATGCCCAGCTGGATACCGCAGGCAATTACAGCGCACTTTTGCGTGTGCTTGACCTTTCTATGGATAAAATTAATAAGGTATTTGAAACTCCCGTGATGGATATAGACGGAAAAGCCATAAAGCCCAAATCCTGCACTATAAAAGGGGAGCAGGTGACATTCCGCTACGAAAATAAAAAGGTAATCGACAAGGTTTCCTTTGAGATACCCGAAGGAAGTACCACTGCCATCGTGGGTCCCTCAGGCGGCGGCAAAACCACGCTAACCAGCCTTATGGCTCGCTTTTGGGACGTAGACAGTGGCAGTATCACCCTTGGCGGCATTGATGTTCGGGAGTATACCTTGGATAGCCTGCTGAGTAATTTCAGTATGGTATTTCAAAATGTTTATCTCTTTAATGATACCATTGCCAACAATATCAAGTTCGGAAAGCCTAATGCAACTATGGCAGAGGTAGAAGAAGCGGCAAGAAAGGCATGCTGCCACGACTTTATCAGTGCTTTGCCCGAGGGCTACGATACGATAATCGGTGAAGGCGGCGCTACTATTTCCGGAGGTGAAAAACAGCGTATTTCCATTGCCCGTGCCCTCTTAAAGGATGCGCCCATCATAATCCTTGACGAGGCCACCGCCAATGTGGACCCGGAAAACGAGGCTTTGCTTCAGGAAGCAATTGCCGAACTTACTTATGGCAAAACTATTATTATGATTGCCCACCGCTTGAAAACTGTCCAGAATGCCGACCAAATTCTTGTACTGGATCAAGGTAAGATAACCCAGCGGGGAACCCATCGGGAGCTTATGCAGGCAGGCGGTTTATATGCCGATTTTATCCGTATGCGTGAAAAATCCATTGGCTGGAAACTGGGCGGCCGCATAGCTTGA
- a CDS encoding ABC transporter ATP-binding protein translates to MNQDSRGVVSWLWEFAYPHKGGYIASLIFATLGVACSMVPYFLVAQIVLALLRGETDMGIYGFYCLLAAGFWMLRYLFHGISTSLSHKSTFAVLSEVRLKLTQKLTRLPMGYLLDTPSGRLKNIIVERVDSMETTLAHVVPEMGGNILISIVTVVYLFVLDWRMALAAIIPLPLGILCYMGMMGSYEARFKNYVIKNKRLNDVAVEYIGGIEVIKAFNQSASSYEKFTTAAKEAAYSAIDWMRSTLPFFSLAMSVFPAVLVSVLPIGTMLYMKGSLPIETFIVSIILSLGIMGPLITTMSYSDDVGKIHTIVGEVTDVLTQPDLVRPTAPATVKGYDIRLEDVSFAYEEKPVLQGVNLSIPAGSVTALVGPSGGGKSTIAKLIASLWDTGDGQITIGGTDIRQIPLAQLNSMIAYVAQDNYLFDESIRENIRMGKSNASDEEVEEVARKSGCHDFIMQLEKGYETRAGGAGGHLSGGERQRITIARAMLKDAPIIILDEATAYTDPENEAVIQAAVSRLVEGKTLIVIAHRLSTITDSDSIVVIEKGQVAAQGTHSVLLTSSPLYKSMWKAHTSAKDGVEITSKEVIA, encoded by the coding sequence ATGAATCAAGATTCAAGAGGTGTTGTTTCGTGGCTGTGGGAGTTTGCTTACCCCCACAAAGGCGGGTATATTGCCTCGTTAATTTTTGCCACTTTGGGGGTAGCCTGCAGCATGGTGCCTTATTTTTTAGTGGCGCAAATAGTACTTGCACTGCTTCGGGGAGAAACCGATATGGGCATTTATGGTTTTTACTGCCTGCTTGCCGCAGGATTTTGGATGCTTCGGTATCTGTTCCATGGTATTTCCACGTCGCTTTCTCATAAATCCACCTTTGCAGTGCTCTCAGAGGTGCGTTTAAAGCTAACCCAAAAGCTTACTCGGTTACCGATGGGCTATCTGCTGGATACTCCTTCAGGAAGGCTTAAAAACATCATAGTGGAACGGGTAGACAGTATGGAAACCACTCTTGCTCATGTTGTGCCGGAAATGGGAGGCAATATTTTGATTTCCATTGTCACTGTGGTGTATCTTTTTGTTTTGGACTGGCGTATGGCACTGGCGGCGATTATACCTCTGCCGCTGGGGATTTTATGCTATATGGGCATGATGGGTAGCTATGAGGCGCGTTTTAAGAATTATGTTATTAAAAATAAGCGTCTCAATGATGTGGCGGTGGAATATATCGGCGGTATTGAGGTCATTAAGGCTTTTAACCAGTCGGCTTCCTCTTATGAAAAATTTACAACCGCAGCAAAAGAAGCCGCTTACTCTGCTATTGACTGGATGCGTTCGACTTTGCCCTTTTTTTCTCTGGCTATGTCGGTATTTCCAGCGGTTCTGGTTAGCGTACTGCCCATCGGAACTATGCTGTATATGAAGGGCAGTTTACCTATTGAAACCTTTATCGTGTCTATAATTTTATCACTGGGCATTATGGGCCCTCTTATTACAACGATGAGTTATTCAGATGACGTAGGTAAAATACACACCATCGTGGGCGAAGTAACCGACGTGTTAACCCAGCCCGACCTTGTTCGCCCTACGGCTCCCGCGACAGTAAAGGGCTATGACATTCGATTAGAAGATGTTAGCTTTGCTTATGAGGAAAAGCCGGTGCTTCAAGGGGTAAACCTCTCGATACCGGCAGGCAGCGTGACGGCGTTGGTTGGACCTTCAGGCGGCGGAAAATCCACCATTGCCAAACTAATAGCTTCTTTGTGGGACACAGGCGATGGGCAAATCACCATCGGCGGAACCGATATACGTCAAATACCGCTTGCTCAGCTGAATAGCATGATTGCTTATGTGGCACAGGATAATTATCTTTTCGACGAAAGCATACGGGAAAATATCCGCATGGGTAAGTCTAATGCAAGCGATGAAGAAGTGGAAGAGGTAGCCCGTAAAAGCGGCTGCCACGACTTTATTATGCAGCTGGAGAAAGGCTATGAAACCCGTGCCGGCGGTGCCGGCGGGCATCTTTCGGGAGGAGAGCGGCAACGCATTACCATAGCACGAGCCATGCTTAAAGACGCCCCTATTATCATTCTTGACGAAGCAACAGCCTATACCGACCCGGAAAACGAGGCGGTCATACAGGCGGCGGTATCTAGGCTGGTGGAGGGTAAAACTCTCATTGTTATTGCTCATAGGCTTTCTACCATTACCGATTCCGACAGTATCGTTGTCATAGAAAAAGGACAGGTTGCGGCCCAAGGCACTCACAGCGTTTTGTTGACCTCCTCACCTCTTTATAAGAGTATGTGGAAGGCTCATACATCTGCCAAGGACGGCGTGGAAATTACATCAAAGGAGGTGATTGCATGA